From Patescibacteria group bacterium, a single genomic window includes:
- the uvrB gene encoding UvrABC system protein B has translation MNFRLVSDFKPTGDQPQAIEKLSSGIINGKRNQVLLGVTGSGKTFTIANVINKVQKPTLVISHNKTLAAQLYQEFRDFFPNNAVSYFVSYYDYYQPEAYVPQTDTYIEKEAEINEEIDKLRLSATTNLLTRDDVIVVASVSCIYNIGSPIEYGKFILEVAVGMKTTQRDILLRLADLQYDRNDYEFKRGSFRVRGGTIEVFPAYLDSGLRIELWMDKVSDIRKFDPLTGETIEIMKKTVIYPAKHYMTDPQTYDIAFAKIRSDLHKHAAWLRSKGKILEAQRLIQRTNFDLEMIREVGYVNGIENYSVYFDGRNPGDPPYTLIDYFDHKGKDWLLVIDESHITLPQIRGMYNGDKARKEVLIEYGFRLPSALDNRPLKFEEFLRRVKQAIYVSATPDEYELSLAKEEDGVVEQLIRPTGIVDPKVSVRPTQGQIKDLMNEIKKRINKNQRVLVTTLTKRMAEELSSYLEEQGIKVTYLHSDIETLDRQDILDQLRLGDVDVLVGINLLREGIDLPEVTLVAILDADKEGFLRSKTSLIQTMGRAARNVDSEVILYADNMTYSMEEAISEVERRRAVQLEYNKKHKITPRSVEKAIKAKLIESEDNEDEKKKLSIDFLIQMGKKDVLLPDEKEDLIKKLRKEMRESADRLDFETAMILRDQIKMLQRK, from the coding sequence ATGAATTTCAGACTTGTTTCTGATTTTAAACCAACCGGTGATCAACCACAAGCTATTGAAAAACTTTCCAGTGGCATCATCAATGGAAAACGCAACCAAGTGTTATTGGGCGTCACAGGTAGTGGGAAAACATTTACTATAGCGAATGTCATCAATAAAGTTCAAAAACCTACCCTTGTTATTTCTCACAATAAAACACTTGCTGCGCAATTATATCAAGAATTTCGAGATTTCTTCCCCAACAACGCTGTATCTTATTTCGTTTCTTACTACGATTATTATCAACCAGAGGCCTATGTTCCTCAAACAGATACATATATCGAAAAGGAAGCAGAGATTAATGAAGAGATAGATAAACTCAGACTTTCAGCAACTACAAATCTTCTTACAAGAGACGACGTTATCGTTGTTGCTTCTGTTTCGTGTATTTACAATATTGGCTCACCTATTGAGTACGGAAAATTTATTCTTGAAGTTGCAGTAGGCATGAAAACGACTCAAAGAGATATTCTTCTTCGTCTGGCTGACCTTCAGTATGATCGCAATGATTACGAGTTTAAGCGCGGATCTTTTCGTGTCAGAGGAGGAACAATCGAAGTATTTCCAGCATATCTTGACAGCGGTCTACGAATAGAACTCTGGATGGACAAAGTAAGCGATATCAGAAAATTTGATCCGCTTACAGGAGAGACTATTGAAATTATGAAAAAAACTGTAATTTATCCTGCCAAACATTATATGACAGATCCTCAAACATATGATATAGCTTTTGCAAAAATTCGCTCAGATCTTCATAAACATGCAGCATGGCTTCGATCAAAAGGAAAAATACTTGAGGCACAACGTCTAATACAAAGAACCAATTTTGATCTAGAAATGATTCGGGAAGTAGGTTATGTTAATGGAATTGAAAATTATTCTGTTTACTTTGATGGACGAAATCCAGGCGATCCACCATATACACTAATTGATTACTTCGATCATAAAGGAAAAGATTGGCTACTTGTTATTGATGAGTCACATATTACACTTCCCCAAATTAGAGGAATGTACAATGGAGATAAAGCACGCAAGGAAGTCCTTATAGAGTATGGATTTCGTTTGCCTTCTGCACTAGATAATCGTCCACTGAAGTTTGAAGAGTTTCTAAGAAGAGTCAAACAGGCAATTTATGTTTCGGCGACTCCTGATGAATATGAACTCTCTCTTGCAAAGGAAGAAGACGGAGTGGTTGAACAATTAATTCGTCCAACAGGTATTGTTGATCCCAAAGTGAGTGTACGACCAACACAAGGACAAATAAAAGATCTCATGAATGAGATAAAAAAAAGAATTAATAAAAATCAAAGAGTACTAGTTACTACTCTTACAAAACGTATGGCTGAGGAATTATCCTCGTATCTTGAGGAACAAGGAATAAAAGTTACTTATCTACATTCAGATATCGAAACTTTGGATAGGCAAGACATTTTAGATCAACTACGACTTGGAGATGTAGATGTCTTGGTCGGGATTAATTTACTAAGAGAGGGGATTGATCTTCCAGAAGTTACCCTAGTGGCTATACTTGATGCTGATAAAGAAGGATTTCTTCGCAGTAAAACTTCTTTGATACAGACAATGGGTCGTGCCGCTCGCAATGTTGATTCAGAGGTCATCCTTTATGCTGATAATATGACTTACTCAATGGAAGAAGCAATATCAGAGGTTGAGAGAAGACGAGCTGTCCAACTTGAATATAATAAAAAACACAAAATAACTCCCAGAAGTGTTGAAAAAGCAATTAAAGCAAAGCTTATTGAAAGTGAAGATAATGAAGATGAAAAGAAAAAATTGTCAATTGATTTTCTAATTCAAATGGGGAAAAAGGATGTACTTTTACCCGATGAAAAAGAAGATCTCATAAAAAAACTGCGAAAAGAAATGAGAGAATCTGCAGATAGATTGGATTTTGAAACCGCAATGATTCTTCGTGATCAAATCAAAATGCTGCAAAGAAAATAA
- the rsmI gene encoding ribosomal RNA small subunit methyltransferase I yields MGTLYIVSTPIGNLEDITIRAIKTLFSVDGIACEDTRKTGILMQELQKRYPSIINSIENRQYQRLISYYEENEDKRIPEIITALKNNLEIALVSDAGTPLISDPGFRLVRECIKEGIKIISIPGASSILAALTSSGLPTDKFIFVGYPPRKEGNRIKFFNNIKKSQESLVSTIIIFESPHRLLKTLQELHSIFADIPIVIARELTKIHEEVRFERISEAIVHFSTHSPKGEFVLLMNTALA; encoded by the coding sequence ATGGGAACACTATATATCGTCTCTACTCCAATTGGCAATTTAGAAGATATCACAATTCGTGCAATTAAAACTCTTTTCTCAGTTGATGGTATTGCTTGTGAGGATACACGCAAAACCGGGATTCTCATGCAAGAACTTCAAAAACGTTATCCCTCTATTATCAATTCTATTGAGAATAGGCAATATCAAAGGCTTATTTCCTATTATGAAGAAAACGAAGATAAGAGAATTCCTGAGATTATTACAGCTCTTAAAAATAATTTAGAGATTGCTTTGGTGTCAGATGCTGGAACACCACTCATATCAGATCCAGGATTTCGACTCGTTCGAGAGTGTATCAAAGAGGGGATTAAAATTATCTCTATTCCTGGTGCATCCTCTATTTTGGCTGCGCTCACTAGCTCAGGTCTCCCAACTGATAAATTTATTTTTGTGGGATATCCACCCCGAAAAGAAGGCAATCGTATCAAATTTTTTAATAATATCAAAAAATCACAAGAGTCATTAGTATCAACTATCATTATTTTTGAATCGCCACATAGACTTCTTAAGACCTTACAAGAGTTGCATTCAATATTTGCAGATATTCCGATTGTCATCGCACGAGAACTAACCAAAATTCACGAAGAAGTGAGATTTGAGAGGATAAGTGAAGCGATTGTTCATTTTAGTACACATTCTCCTAAAGGAGAGTTTGTCTTACTTATGAATACAGCTTTAGCATAA
- the lexA gene encoding LexA repressor, whose protein sequence is MPGVLYRKERELLEYLAQFQKIHGYSPTLREMADATGHRSVSTIHTIIRNLVDKGYIQKVDGNARILKILDESIIPTMSGVQPSIELPLMGYIAAGKPLEPHTDPNATFQVSASMMSGLKTSYVLQVKGDSMIEDGILDGDYVVIEKVNDAQNGEIVVALVDDNLATLKRFYRENGKIVLKPANSKMDPIYPNSIRIQGRVVGLVRRYI, encoded by the coding sequence ATGCCCGGAGTATTATACAGAAAAGAAAGAGAACTACTTGAATATTTAGCACAATTTCAAAAAATACATGGATATTCACCTACACTTAGAGAAATGGCAGATGCAACAGGTCATCGAAGCGTTTCTACGATCCATACGATTATTCGCAATTTAGTGGATAAAGGATATATTCAAAAAGTAGATGGCAATGCCCGGATATTAAAGATTCTTGATGAGAGTATAATTCCTACAATGTCTGGTGTTCAACCATCTATTGAGCTTCCTTTAATGGGTTACATTGCAGCTGGGAAGCCACTTGAACCTCATACAGATCCTAATGCAACTTTTCAAGTTTCAGCTTCAATGATGTCAGGGCTAAAGACGTCATATGTACTTCAAGTAAAAGGAGATTCCATGATAGAGGATGGCATACTGGATGGAGATTATGTTGTGATTGAGAAAGTAAATGATGCCCAAAATGGAGAGATTGTAGTTGCGTTAGTAGATGATAATTTAGCGACACTCAAGAGGTTTTATAGAGAAAATGGAAAAATCGTTTTGAAACCTGCTAACTCCAAAATGGATCCAATTTATCCAAACAGCATACGCATACAAGGTAGAGTAGTTGGTCTTGTGAGACGTTATATATAA